A single window of Candidatus Binatia bacterium DNA harbors:
- a CDS encoding FAD-dependent oxidoreductase: MADTSSAPYRCHVAIIGGATAGAEAADKLAAEGALCVVFEQNDRPYGKVEDGLPLWHTALRRKEYDLIDAKLQRPGVHFVPRTAIGRDLSFRELLESWDFDLIVLAHGAWRDRPLPVEGADRFVGKGLVYQNPLIYWFNHQHEPGYAGPRYEIPDGAIVVGGGLASIDVVKVLQIVTTRDALAKHGIEVDLLALEADGIPETLARHGLSWQDLGLRGCTLFYRRRIEDMPLSELPPNARPEQIEKAGTVRRRILEKAQSKFLFAVEPLSVPVGLLVENDRLVGLRFARTRLDASGRPEIVPGEEFEVRAELTVSSIGSIPEPIEGLEMQGELLRIEDLELGKVADYEHVFGCGNVITGKGNLVASRRHSAQVAKYLTQKIAASANGGRAPETTARLLEKVRARQRAVGFDGDYRAWIERVRPEGFA; this comes from the coding sequence ATGGCTGACACTTCTTCCGCACCATACCGCTGTCACGTCGCCATCATCGGTGGCGCGACCGCGGGCGCCGAAGCGGCGGACAAGCTCGCCGCGGAGGGCGCCCTGTGCGTCGTCTTCGAGCAGAACGATCGTCCCTACGGGAAGGTCGAGGACGGCCTGCCGCTCTGGCACACCGCGCTGCGCAGGAAGGAGTACGACCTCATCGACGCGAAGCTGCAGCGCCCCGGCGTGCACTTCGTGCCGCGCACCGCGATCGGCCGCGACCTCTCGTTCCGTGAGCTGCTCGAGTCCTGGGACTTCGACCTGATCGTGCTCGCGCACGGCGCGTGGCGCGACCGTCCGCTGCCGGTCGAGGGCGCGGATCGCTTCGTCGGCAAGGGGCTCGTCTACCAGAACCCGCTCATCTACTGGTTCAACCACCAGCACGAGCCCGGCTACGCGGGTCCGCGCTACGAGATCCCCGACGGCGCGATCGTGGTCGGCGGCGGGCTCGCGTCGATCGACGTCGTCAAGGTGCTGCAGATCGTCACCACGCGCGACGCGCTCGCGAAGCACGGCATCGAGGTCGACCTGCTCGCGCTCGAGGCCGACGGCATCCCGGAGACGCTCGCGCGCCACGGCCTCAGCTGGCAGGACCTCGGCCTGCGCGGCTGCACGCTGTTCTACCGCCGGCGCATCGAGGACATGCCGCTCAGCGAGCTGCCGCCGAACGCGCGTCCCGAGCAGATCGAGAAGGCCGGCACCGTGCGCCGCCGCATCCTCGAGAAGGCGCAGAGCAAGTTCCTGTTCGCCGTCGAACCGCTGTCGGTGCCCGTCGGGCTGCTGGTCGAGAACGATCGACTGGTCGGGCTGCGCTTCGCGCGCACGCGCCTCGACGCCTCCGGGCGTCCCGAGATCGTGCCCGGCGAGGAGTTCGAGGTGCGCGCCGAGCTCACCGTGTCGTCGATCGGCTCGATCCCGGAGCCGATCGAAGGGCTCGAGATGCAGGGCGAGCTGCTGCGCATCGAGGACCTCGAGCTCGGCAAGGTCGCCGACTACGAGCACGTCTTCGGCTGCGGCAACGTGATCACCGGCAAGGGCAACCTGGTCGCGTCGCGCCGCCACAGCGCGCAGGTCGCGAAGTACTTGACGCAGAAGATCGCGGCATCCGCGAACGGCGGACGCGCGCCCGAGACGACGGCGCGGCTGCTCGAGAAGGTGCGCGCGCGCCAGCGCGCGGTCGGTTTCGACGGCGACTACCGCGCGTGGATCGAGCGCGTCCGTCCGGAGGGTTTCGCTTGA
- the hpnI gene encoding bacteriohopanetetrol glucosamine biosynthesis glycosyltransferase HpnI, with product MLTQIVLLLVAVATGYQLFSLVCAWAFARWQRRELSRPLPTDDALPGVTLLKPLCGAVPETYDNLANSCMLDYPKLQVVFGVADADDPAIAIVKRLKRDFPMVDIELVVSPERIGSNAKISNLHNMLKRAKHDVLLIADSDIRAPRDYLRRIVPYLDQPKAGLVTCLYRASEGRTLAHRLEALFINTDFGPMVTVARQVERMTYAFGATICIRRKVLEEIGGFAAVADHLADDYQIGNLAVQRGYDVVLAPVVVETVLDLDRLSEVAKHQLRWARTYRVCRPASYLATVVTHSTLWATAYLLAAGATAGAWAVFGAAVGIRMLAAGIIADRILGVQRIWRQLWLVPAKDLFISAIWATAFLGNRVHWGSADFEVTPDGRMVTLADEQRIPEPVEN from the coding sequence GTGCTGACACAGATCGTCCTGCTGCTGGTCGCGGTCGCGACGGGCTACCAGCTCTTCAGCCTGGTCTGCGCCTGGGCGTTCGCGCGCTGGCAGCGTCGCGAGCTCTCCCGCCCGCTGCCGACGGACGACGCGCTGCCCGGCGTGACGCTGCTCAAGCCGCTCTGCGGCGCCGTCCCCGAGACCTACGACAACCTCGCCAACTCCTGCATGCTCGACTACCCGAAGCTGCAGGTCGTGTTCGGCGTCGCCGACGCGGACGATCCGGCGATCGCCATCGTCAAGCGCCTGAAGCGCGACTTCCCGATGGTCGACATCGAGCTCGTCGTGTCGCCGGAGCGCATCGGCAGCAACGCGAAGATCAGCAACCTGCACAACATGCTGAAGCGCGCGAAGCACGACGTGCTGCTGATCGCCGACAGCGACATCCGCGCGCCGCGCGACTACCTGCGTCGCATCGTGCCCTACCTCGACCAGCCGAAGGCGGGGCTCGTGACCTGCCTGTACCGCGCGAGCGAGGGCCGCACGCTGGCGCACCGGCTCGAGGCGCTGTTCATCAACACCGACTTCGGTCCGATGGTCACCGTCGCGCGTCAGGTCGAGCGCATGACGTACGCGTTCGGCGCGACCATCTGCATCCGGCGCAAGGTGCTCGAGGAGATCGGCGGCTTCGCCGCCGTCGCCGACCACCTGGCCGACGACTACCAGATCGGCAACCTCGCGGTGCAACGCGGCTACGACGTCGTGCTGGCGCCGGTGGTGGTCGAGACGGTGCTCGACCTCGACCGTCTGAGCGAGGTCGCGAAGCACCAGCTGCGCTGGGCGCGGACCTACCGCGTCTGCCGCCCGGCGTCGTACCTCGCGACCGTCGTCACCCACAGCACGCTCTGGGCGACGGCCTACCTGCTCGCGGCCGGCGCGACCGCCGGGGCGTGGGCGGTGTTCGGGGCCGCGGTCGGCATCCGCATGCTCGCCGCGGGCATCATCGCGGATCGGATCCTCGGCGTGCAGCGGATCTGGCGTCAGCTCTGGCTCGTCCCGGCGAAGGACCTCTTCATCTCGGCGATCTGGGCGACGGCGTTTCTCGGCAACCGCGTGCACTGGGGCAGCGCGGACTTCGAGGTCACGCCAGACGGCCGCATGGTCACGCTCGCCGACGAGCAGCGGATCCCCGAGCCGGTCGAGAACTGA
- the hpnJ gene encoding hopanoid biosynthesis associated radical SAM protein HpnJ, with translation MMKTLFLNPPSYDDFDGGAGSRYQAKREVWSFWYPTWLAYPAGMIPGSRLLDAPPEGLNQDETVAIAADYDFVVIHTSTPSLRKDAETAEKIKSKNRNAIIAMVGGQATAQPMETLQASEAIDLVGRKEFDYSMKEVAEGREWSTIGGISYRRDGKIFHNPDRPELTGEELDKLPFVTEVYARDLDYKKYNSPYCQYPYVSLYTGRGCPARCTFCLWPQVTTGHRYRTRSPENVIEEVKNMRNLFPEMREIFFDDDTFTADRERARRIAQELGKLGYTWSTNSRANVDFETLKIMKEGGLRLFVIGYESGNEQILKNIKKGVDIRRARQFTEDCHKLGILIHGTFIFGLPGETPETIRQTIEFAKEMDCETIQVSLASPYPGTEFYDYVKKNGYEVVDPLVDAGGYQKCTVSYPEISADEIYAAVERAYREFYFRPRYITKKLKQIVFDAHERPRLLAEGKQFLKTMWHRRSEAKARPPRTEGPRASAPAATA, from the coding sequence ATGATGAAGACGCTGTTTCTCAATCCGCCGTCGTACGACGACTTCGACGGTGGGGCCGGCTCGCGCTACCAGGCCAAGCGCGAGGTCTGGTCGTTCTGGTACCCGACCTGGCTCGCCTACCCCGCCGGGATGATCCCCGGCAGCCGGCTGCTCGACGCGCCGCCCGAGGGGCTCAACCAGGACGAGACGGTGGCCATCGCCGCCGACTACGACTTCGTCGTCATCCACACCTCGACGCCGTCGCTGCGCAAGGACGCCGAGACCGCCGAGAAGATCAAGTCCAAGAATCGCAACGCGATCATCGCGATGGTCGGCGGCCAGGCGACCGCGCAGCCCATGGAGACCCTGCAGGCCTCCGAGGCGATCGACCTCGTCGGCCGCAAGGAGTTCGACTACTCGATGAAGGAGGTCGCCGAGGGTCGCGAGTGGAGCACCATCGGCGGCATCAGCTATCGCCGCGACGGGAAGATCTTCCACAACCCCGACCGTCCGGAGCTCACCGGCGAGGAGCTCGACAAGCTGCCCTTCGTGACCGAGGTCTACGCCCGCGACCTCGACTACAAGAAGTACAACTCGCCGTACTGCCAGTACCCCTACGTCTCGCTCTACACGGGACGTGGCTGCCCCGCGCGCTGCACCTTCTGCCTGTGGCCGCAGGTGACGACGGGTCACCGTTATCGCACGCGCAGCCCCGAGAACGTCATCGAAGAGGTCAAGAACATGCGCAATCTCTTCCCCGAGATGCGCGAGATCTTCTTCGACGACGACACCTTCACCGCGGACCGCGAGCGCGCGCGTCGCATCGCGCAGGAGCTCGGCAAGCTCGGCTACACCTGGTCGACCAACTCGCGCGCCAACGTCGACTTCGAGACGCTCAAGATCATGAAGGAAGGCGGGCTCCGCCTGTTCGTGATCGGCTACGAGTCGGGCAACGAGCAGATCCTGAAGAACATCAAGAAGGGCGTCGACATCCGTCGCGCGCGCCAGTTCACCGAGGACTGCCACAAGCTCGGCATCCTGATCCACGGCACGTTCATCTTCGGCCTGCCCGGCGAGACGCCGGAGACCATCCGCCAGACGATCGAGTTCGCGAAGGAGATGGACTGCGAGACGATCCAGGTCTCGCTCGCCTCGCCGTACCCCGGCACGGAGTTCTACGACTACGTCAAGAAGAACGGCTACGAGGTGGTCGATCCGCTCGTCGACGCCGGCGGCTACCAGAAGTGCACCGTCAGCTACCCCGAGATCTCGGCCGACGAGATCTACGCGGCGGTCGAGCGTGCGTACCGCGAGTTCTACTTCCGCCCGCGCTACATCACGAAGAAGCTCAAGCAGATCGTCTTCGACGCGCACGAGCGTCCGCGTCTGCTCGCCGAGGGCAAGCAGTTCCTGAAGACGATGTGGCATCGGCGCAGCGAGGCGAAAGCGCGCCCGCCGCGCACCGAGGGACCGCGCGCCAGCGCGCCGGCCGCCACCGCCTGA
- a CDS encoding CDP-alcohol phosphatidyltransferase family protein translates to MREPERGTLLIFLAPEVDPAATFVGRDLLDRARALAEVTGLAPALVSDGRPIGQAHGLSRLEPGAALPTDGPVVLLRADVACVAGAVRDLLAADGAPRAARDDRGRIALVRTTATALGGRVPSDLESAAVEAEVDPRQGWLGERRVLALSYAKLGTDPDIAAVERTRVERELLESLDNPRDGFLDRVLNRHLSRPLSLELMRRPVTPNQITVAGVLLAFLGAALIALPGIFWPVLGALLLQATAVLDCVDGEIARAKVQETEWGEWLDITSDTLIHIATFLGIAVHAWPELGTGSAWALGALFAFGGLASFAVVTYAEKTEERWKPLDIWQSRLLATMLATLTTRDTSILVLLAAVTGLLTELLIGAALGAQVFWFTALMLLADLLHRAEQAASAR, encoded by the coding sequence ATGCGCGAGCCGGAGCGTGGCACCCTGCTGATTTTCCTGGCGCCCGAGGTCGATCCTGCGGCCACCTTCGTCGGGCGCGACCTGCTCGATCGAGCCCGCGCGCTGGCCGAGGTCACGGGCCTCGCGCCGGCGCTGGTCTCGGACGGCCGACCGATCGGCCAGGCGCACGGCCTGAGTCGGCTCGAGCCCGGCGCGGCGTTGCCGACCGACGGCCCGGTCGTGCTGCTGCGCGCCGACGTGGCCTGCGTCGCCGGCGCGGTGCGCGACCTGCTCGCCGCCGACGGAGCGCCGCGCGCCGCGCGCGACGACCGCGGCCGCATCGCGCTCGTCCGCACGACCGCGACCGCGCTCGGGGGACGCGTCCCGTCGGACCTCGAGTCGGCGGCGGTGGAGGCCGAGGTCGACCCGCGCCAGGGCTGGCTCGGCGAGCGCCGCGTGCTGGCGCTGTCGTACGCGAAGCTCGGTACGGATCCCGACATCGCCGCGGTCGAGCGGACGCGCGTCGAGCGCGAGCTGCTCGAATCGCTCGACAACCCGCGCGACGGCTTCCTCGACCGGGTGCTGAACCGTCACCTGTCGCGGCCGCTGAGCCTCGAGCTCATGCGCCGTCCCGTGACGCCGAACCAGATCACGGTCGCCGGCGTGCTGCTCGCGTTCCTCGGCGCGGCGCTGATCGCCTTGCCAGGGATCTTCTGGCCGGTGCTCGGCGCGCTGCTGCTCCAGGCGACCGCGGTGCTCGACTGCGTCGACGGCGAGATCGCGCGCGCCAAGGTGCAAGAGACCGAGTGGGGCGAGTGGCTCGACATCACCTCCGACACGCTGATCCACATCGCGACCTTCCTCGGCATCGCGGTGCACGCGTGGCCCGAGCTCGGCACCGGCAGCGCGTGGGCGCTGGGTGCGCTGTTCGCGTTCGGCGGGCTCGCGTCGTTCGCGGTCGTGACCTACGCCGAGAAGACCGAGGAGCGCTGGAAGCCGCTCGACATCTGGCAGTCGCGCCTGCTCGCGACGATGCTCGCGACGCTCACGACGCGCGACACGAGCATCCTCGTGCTGCTCGCCGCCGTGACCGGGCTCCTCACCGAGCTGCTGATCGGCGCCGCGCTGGGCGCGCAGGTGTTCTGGTTCACCGCGCTCATGCTGCTCGCCGACCTGCTGCACCGCGCCGAGCAGGCGGCGAGCGCGCGCTGA
- a CDS encoding LOG family protein encodes MRQENPESSPQRRRPARRRRPRRAPAARPSVATDGAVYRDDTLEPSSTIPDGSVTVGMETEDALGAEAAARAPDARALRSRDEIVAELAAEMNETAQKLLRDRVSVADMKLLNAALKELRYAFQVFARYRQFRKVSTFGSARTPPDHPTYRQAHEFARRLADLGWMVITGAGGGIMRACQEGSGRERSFGINIRLPFEQKPNEIIHRDPKLVNFKYFFTRKLMFVKEADAIALFPGGFGTHDEGFESLTLLQTGKSRPVPVVFIDAPGGTYWQTWRAYVEDHLLKENLISPADMRLFKITDDLDVAIAEITGFYRRYHSSRYVGDRLVIRLTEPLPPHVVEMLNDEFGDIVAKGRIEQTQALPEEAGEPEIAHLPRLVFHFARRGFGRLRMLIDAVNEAG; translated from the coding sequence GTGCGTCAAGAAAATCCCGAATCCTCGCCGCAGCGCCGCCGTCCCGCGCGGCGCCGGCGCCCGCGGCGCGCACCGGCCGCACGCCCCTCCGTCGCCACCGACGGCGCGGTCTACCGCGACGACACGCTCGAGCCGAGCTCGACGATCCCCGACGGCTCGGTCACCGTCGGCATGGAGACCGAGGACGCGCTCGGCGCCGAGGCCGCGGCGCGCGCGCCCGACGCGCGTGCGCTGCGCAGCCGCGACGAGATCGTCGCCGAGCTCGCCGCGGAGATGAACGAGACCGCGCAGAAGCTGCTGCGCGACCGCGTCAGCGTCGCCGACATGAAGCTGCTGAACGCGGCGCTCAAGGAGCTGCGCTACGCGTTCCAGGTGTTCGCGCGCTACCGCCAGTTCCGGAAGGTCTCGACCTTCGGCTCGGCGCGCACGCCGCCGGACCATCCGACCTATCGTCAAGCACACGAGTTCGCCCGCCGACTCGCCGACCTCGGCTGGATGGTCATCACCGGAGCGGGCGGCGGCATCATGCGCGCGTGTCAGGAAGGCTCCGGACGCGAGCGCAGCTTCGGCATCAACATCCGGCTGCCGTTCGAGCAGAAGCCGAACGAGATCATCCACCGCGATCCGAAGCTGGTGAACTTCAAGTACTTCTTCACCCGCAAGCTGATGTTCGTGAAGGAGGCCGACGCGATCGCGCTGTTCCCGGGCGGCTTCGGCACGCACGACGAAGGGTTCGAGAGCTTGACGCTGCTACAGACCGGCAAGAGCCGCCCCGTGCCGGTCGTGTTCATCGACGCGCCGGGCGGCACCTACTGGCAGACCTGGCGCGCCTACGTCGAGGATCACCTCCTGAAGGAGAACCTGATCTCGCCGGCCGACATGCGGCTGTTCAAGATCACCGACGACCTCGACGTCGCGATCGCGGAGATCACCGGCTTCTACCGGCGCTACCACTCGTCGCGCTACGTCGGCGACCGGCTGGTGATTCGCTTGACGGAGCCGCTCCCGCCGCACGTCGTCGAGATGCTGAACGACGAGTTCGGCGACATCGTCGCGAAGGGCCGCATCGAGCAGACGCAGGCCTTGCCCGAGGAAGCGGGCGAGCCCGAGATCGCGCACCTGCCGCGGCTCGTCTTCCACTTCGCGCGCAGGGGCTTCGGGCGTCTGCGCATGCTGATCGACGCCGTCAACGAAGCGGGCTGA
- a CDS encoding RNA pseudouridine synthase yields the protein MEARAPDDVALIDFTFVYDDGRVVVVDKPPRLPSTGRDRDDPRSLEHLLARRLGRRVWAVHQLDADTSGVIVFVTRKSLVAPWAQRLAQHGEKTYLAICHGTPDFDETLVDAPIAPTGRRGVPSWRIARPGDEGARSARSRVRVRDVAAGHALLEVTLLTGRTHQARLHVAHLGLPLVGERIYRTPPSDEHPRHALHAHALTFDDGREPARLVAPLAPDLRELAARLGLRVPESAVARA from the coding sequence GTGGAAGCCCGCGCACCGGACGACGTCGCGCTCATCGATTTCACGTTCGTGTACGACGACGGCCGCGTCGTGGTCGTCGACAAGCCACCGCGTCTGCCGTCGACGGGCCGCGACCGCGACGATCCGCGCTCGCTCGAGCATCTGCTCGCGCGCCGGCTCGGGCGACGCGTCTGGGCGGTGCACCAGCTCGACGCCGACACCTCGGGCGTGATCGTCTTCGTGACGCGCAAGTCGCTGGTCGCGCCGTGGGCGCAGCGCCTCGCGCAGCACGGCGAGAAGACCTACCTCGCGATCTGCCACGGCACGCCCGACTTCGACGAGACGCTGGTCGACGCGCCGATCGCACCCACCGGACGGCGCGGGGTGCCGAGCTGGCGGATCGCGCGGCCGGGCGACGAGGGAGCGCGCAGCGCACGCAGCCGCGTGCGCGTGCGCGACGTCGCGGCGGGTCACGCGCTGCTCGAGGTGACGCTGCTCACCGGACGCACGCACCAGGCGCGGCTCCACGTGGCACACCTCGGCCTGCCGCTGGTCGGCGAGCGCATTTACCGAACGCCGCCGTCCGACGAGCACCCGCGTCACGCGCTGCACGCGCACGCGCTCACCTTCGACGACGGACGAGAGCCCGCTCGGCTCGTCGCGCCGCTCGCGCCCGACCTCCGCGAGCTCGCCGCGCGCCTCGGGCTGCGCGTTCCCGAGAGCGCCGTCGCTCGCGCGTAG
- a CDS encoding AAA family ATPase: MQASNLAAARDKLAAIGRELGQIFVERNEVIEGALAALIARQHVLLLGPPGTAKSMLADELCRRIEGARYFQWLLTKFTTPDEVFGAVSLRALEQDEYRRVTTDKLPEAHVAFLDEVFKASSSILNALLTLLNERRFHNGRESVAVPLLTLFGAANELPEEDELSAIYDRFLVRFVVGYVVEDWRFLRMLRAPAPSVGVRVTLDELALVQAAVDEVDVPDGVLRSIGDLRRALAEQQIVPSDRRFRQSISLLRALALLRGKSAVGDDELLFLEHVLWRDPAERATVKDVLRQLVHGFDEQVQELIFQGRELGEYLSRTWESREQQARARIEVETKLRRILERLADIERAAREAGREVARAAEARREIEALRQSIAEAG, translated from the coding sequence GTGCAAGCGAGCAATCTCGCCGCGGCGCGTGACAAGCTGGCCGCGATCGGGCGTGAGCTCGGACAGATCTTCGTCGAGCGCAACGAGGTGATCGAAGGGGCGCTCGCGGCGCTGATCGCGCGGCAGCACGTCCTCCTGCTCGGGCCGCCGGGCACCGCGAAGTCGATGCTCGCCGACGAGCTCTGCCGACGCATCGAGGGCGCGCGCTACTTCCAGTGGCTGCTCACCAAGTTCACCACGCCGGACGAGGTGTTCGGCGCCGTGAGCTTGCGCGCGCTCGAGCAGGACGAGTACCGCCGCGTCACCACCGACAAGCTCCCCGAGGCGCACGTCGCCTTCCTCGACGAGGTGTTCAAGGCGAGCTCCTCGATCCTGAATGCGCTCTTGACGCTGCTCAACGAGCGCCGCTTCCACAACGGCCGCGAGAGCGTCGCCGTGCCGCTGCTGACGCTCTTCGGCGCCGCGAACGAGCTGCCCGAGGAGGACGAGCTGTCGGCGATCTACGACCGCTTCCTGGTGCGCTTCGTCGTCGGCTACGTGGTCGAGGACTGGCGCTTCCTGCGCATGCTGCGCGCGCCGGCGCCGAGCGTCGGCGTGCGCGTGACGCTCGACGAGCTCGCGCTCGTGCAAGCCGCGGTCGACGAGGTCGACGTTCCGGACGGCGTGCTGCGCAGCATCGGGGATCTTCGTCGCGCGCTCGCCGAGCAGCAGATCGTGCCGTCCGACCGGCGCTTCCGGCAGAGCATCTCGCTGCTGCGCGCGCTCGCGCTTCTGCGTGGCAAGAGCGCGGTCGGCGACGACGAGCTGCTCTTCCTCGAGCACGTCCTGTGGCGCGACCCGGCCGAGCGCGCGACCGTCAAGGACGTGCTGCGCCAGCTCGTGCACGGCTTCGACGAGCAGGTGCAGGAGCTGATCTTCCAGGGACGCGAGCTCGGCGAGTACCTGTCGCGCACCTGGGAGTCGCGCGAGCAGCAGGCGCGCGCCCGCATCGAGGTCGAGACCAAGCTGCGCCGCATCCTCGAGCGGCTCGCGGACATCGAGCGCGCGGCGCGCGAGGCGGGTCGCGAGGTCGCGCGCGCGGCCGAGGCGCGACGCGAGATCGAGGCGCTGCGCCAATCGATCGCCGAGGCCGGCTGA
- a CDS encoding VWA domain-containing protein has translation MSHPERGSGASLDPHVVESDSYDRAAIVRLRRGSQAWRTLDEEGSRLVPHFPALVEDLFCALFKYNVVLLPPERTAASTAFNRRVLAGVATGPAWEMLRLHTILDEARAGLGAVLVGEAVLRALREDRVLTSGDLLDLWNLEREEANAEEAQREAEVGRELAEELARGDEPQAAEDEAAEADGDEQTEDAPAGEADESGEGEPSDAEEGARSRTTARRRRRAASAAARAMREAALKAKLSAHGVAAQREQKRRRVERALDRVAKRLDEKLFNAAAQASSRVADLQDALAAWGRGIGAGGPRDPGQSIDLGRRLADNAKMRRLFQVFGRMREQALAVRRRALDRTDEELYEIRQGRGLEDVGRLIPHELMALSHPLLRRDFLRRLLDGGVLTYSLRGLDQRGHGPMVICLDTSSSMAGEKEIWSKAVTLTFVELARRRRRRCHVVCFSSGERGLRDFDMNPGASWSVALERTLDLAEHFPGGGTDYMAPLDAAVARLAERDMRRGDIVLITDGECEVDPEWRERFLELKRKKNFALYSILIDVASARTETVRALSDRVSLVSDLRADTRHLFAELKPRRRAA, from the coding sequence GTGAGCCACCCGGAGCGCGGTAGCGGCGCGTCGCTCGACCCGCACGTCGTCGAGTCGGACTCCTACGACCGTGCAGCGATCGTGCGCCTGCGCCGCGGCTCGCAGGCCTGGCGCACGCTCGACGAGGAAGGCTCGCGTCTGGTGCCGCACTTCCCGGCGCTCGTCGAGGACCTGTTCTGCGCGCTCTTCAAGTACAACGTCGTCCTGCTGCCGCCCGAGCGCACCGCGGCGAGCACCGCGTTCAACCGTCGCGTGCTCGCCGGCGTCGCGACCGGCCCGGCGTGGGAGATGCTGCGCCTGCACACGATCCTCGACGAGGCGCGCGCCGGGCTCGGCGCGGTGCTGGTCGGCGAGGCGGTGCTGCGCGCGCTGCGCGAGGATCGCGTGCTGACGAGCGGCGACCTCCTCGACCTCTGGAACCTCGAGCGCGAGGAGGCGAACGCCGAGGAGGCGCAGCGCGAGGCGGAGGTCGGCCGCGAGCTCGCGGAAGAGCTCGCGCGCGGGGACGAGCCGCAGGCCGCCGAGGACGAGGCCGCGGAAGCCGACGGCGACGAGCAGACGGAGGACGCGCCGGCGGGCGAAGCGGACGAGAGCGGCGAGGGCGAGCCGAGCGACGCAGAAGAAGGCGCGCGCTCGCGCACGACCGCGCGTCGGCGTCGCCGCGCCGCGAGCGCCGCCGCGCGCGCGATGCGCGAAGCCGCGCTCAAGGCGAAGCTCAGCGCGCACGGTGTCGCGGCGCAGCGCGAGCAGAAGCGGCGTCGCGTCGAGCGCGCGCTCGACCGCGTCGCGAAGCGCCTCGACGAGAAGCTGTTCAACGCGGCCGCACAGGCGTCCTCTCGCGTCGCCGACCTGCAGGACGCGCTCGCGGCGTGGGGACGCGGCATCGGCGCCGGCGGACCGCGCGACCCGGGGCAGAGCATCGACCTCGGCCGGCGGCTCGCGGACAACGCGAAGATGCGCCGCCTCTTCCAGGTGTTCGGTCGCATGCGCGAGCAGGCGCTCGCGGTGCGGCGGCGCGCGCTCGACCGCACCGACGAGGAGCTCTACGAGATCCGCCAGGGGCGGGGTCTCGAGGACGTCGGCCGGCTGATCCCGCACGAGCTGATGGCGCTGTCGCACCCGCTGCTGCGACGCGACTTCCTGCGCCGCCTGCTCGACGGCGGCGTGCTGACCTACTCGCTGCGCGGTCTCGACCAGCGCGGGCACGGCCCGATGGTGATCTGCCTCGACACCAGCTCGTCGATGGCGGGCGAGAAGGAGATCTGGTCGAAGGCGGTGACGCTGACCTTCGTCGAGCTCGCGCGACGGCGGCGGCGGCGCTGCCACGTCGTCTGCTTCTCGTCCGGCGAGCGCGGGCTGCGCGACTTCGACATGAACCCGGGCGCGTCGTGGTCGGTCGCGCTCGAGCGCACGCTGGATCTCGCCGAGCACTTCCCCGGTGGGGGAACCGACTACATGGCGCCGCTCGACGCGGCGGTGGCACGGCTCGCGGAGCGCGACATGCGCCGCGGCGACATCGTGCTGATCACCGACGGCGAGTGCGAGGTCGATCCCGAGTGGCGCGAGCGCTTCCTCGAGCTCAAGCGCAAGAAGAATTTTGCGCTGTACTCGATCCTGATCGACGTCGCGTCGGCGCGCACGGAAACGGTACGGGCGCTGTCGGATCGCGTGTCGCTGGTCTCGGACCTGCGCGCGGACACGCGGCATCTGTTCGCCGAGCTCAAGCCGCGCCGGCGCGCGGCCTGA